A genomic segment from Desulfonatronum lacustre DSM 10312 encodes:
- the xdhB gene encoding xanthine dehydrogenase subunit XdhB, whose translation MYAFESYHRAQSLTEAVELLAANPFARPMAGGTDILVRLREGHKDYADIVDIHGLPELDSITEEHGELRIGSGTTFATMMASPLVARLAPVLIEAAGWVAGPQIRNTATIGGNICNGSACADSAAPLLVLNAHLDLIGPEGQRLIPLRGFHLGPGRVELRQGEILRSVRIKPEPDQNLGTAYVKYSMRQAMDIATIGCGAGVRIQDGQSAKSEGNGKSERCTGIVDELRLAFTVAAPTPVRCPAAEAAARGLPLDEAVQAALAALDQDVSPRTSWRAAGDFRMHIIRTLAGRMIRTAAERFITHVAEHREVRTC comes from the coding sequence ATGTACGCCTTCGAATCCTACCATCGCGCCCAAAGCCTGACCGAGGCCGTGGAACTGCTGGCCGCGAACCCTTTTGCCCGCCCCATGGCCGGGGGGACGGACATCCTGGTCCGGTTGCGGGAGGGGCACAAGGACTACGCCGACATCGTGGACATCCACGGCCTGCCGGAACTCGACAGCATCACCGAGGAACACGGCGAACTGCGCATCGGTTCGGGCACGACCTTCGCCACGATGATGGCCTCACCACTGGTGGCCCGCCTAGCCCCTGTGCTCATCGAGGCCGCGGGCTGGGTGGCCGGACCGCAGATCCGCAACACGGCCACCATCGGCGGGAATATCTGCAACGGCTCGGCCTGCGCGGACTCCGCGGCCCCGCTTCTGGTCCTCAACGCCCACCTGGACCTGATCGGCCCGGAAGGCCAGCGGCTGATCCCCCTGCGCGGGTTTCATCTCGGCCCGGGCCGGGTGGAGCTGCGGCAGGGGGAAATTCTGCGCTCGGTGCGGATCAAGCCTGAACCGGATCAAAACCTGGGCACGGCCTACGTCAAGTATTCCATGCGCCAGGCCATGGACATCGCCACCATCGGCTGCGGCGCGGGCGTTCGCATCCAAGACGGACAATCGGCCAAGAGCGAGGGAAACGGAAAATCAGAGAGATGCACGGGAATCGTTGACGAACTGCGCCTGGCCTTCACCGTGGCCGCGCCCACCCCGGTGCGCTGCCCGGCCGCCGAAGCCGCGGCCCGAGGACTGCCCCTGGACGAAGCCGTCCAGGCCGCCCTCGCGGCCCTGGACCAGGACGTCTCCCCCCGCACCTCCTGGCGGGCGGCGGGAGATTTCCGGATGCACATCATCCGCACCCTGGCCGGGCGAATGATCCGCACCGCCGCGGAGCGCTTCATCACCCACGTTGCCGAACACCGCGAGGTCCGGACATGCTGA
- the yqeB gene encoding selenium-dependent molybdenum cofactor biosynthesis protein YqeB, with the protein MPPSNIPATPSILIRGAGDLATGVALELYEAGLRRLLLLERARPLAVRRLVAFSEAVHEGRVDVEGIGAVRIDALDQATSAWTKGEIPVLVDPDMTCLKQLQPQLLPHVLVDALIAKRNTGVHRDMAPLVIGLGPGFTAGKDVHCVVETHRGQGLGEIRSTGSAFPNTGIPGPVLGKSLERLLRAPMDGVFTACRTIGDMVQEGETVGQVDAHGTVAPVTALTSGVIRGLLRSGVVVEKGLKLGDVDPRGETWRCRRVSDKARAVGQGVLRAVRAHLDGLRAGTVPGLEPRLEPDLGQTPPKSHPEPSPLPIHLGRTG; encoded by the coding sequence ATGCCCCCATCCAATATACCAGCTACCCCTTCCATCCTCATCCGCGGAGCCGGAGACCTGGCCACGGGCGTCGCCTTGGAACTCTACGAGGCCGGGCTGAGGCGTCTGCTGTTGCTGGAACGCGCGCGGCCGCTGGCCGTACGGCGGCTGGTGGCGTTTTCCGAGGCGGTCCACGAGGGCCGGGTCGACGTGGAAGGGATTGGGGCGGTGCGGATCGACGCCTTGGACCAAGCGACGTCGGCCTGGACCAAGGGAGAGATTCCGGTTCTCGTCGACCCGGACATGACCTGCCTGAAGCAGCTTCAGCCCCAACTTCTCCCCCATGTCTTAGTCGACGCCCTGATAGCCAAGCGCAATACTGGGGTCCATCGCGACATGGCTCCTCTGGTCATCGGGCTGGGGCCGGGTTTCACCGCTGGGAAGGATGTGCACTGCGTGGTGGAAACCCATCGCGGTCAAGGTCTCGGCGAGATCCGCTCCACCGGCTCGGCCTTTCCGAACACCGGCATTCCGGGTCCAGTGCTGGGCAAGTCTCTGGAGCGGCTTTTGCGTGCGCCCATGGACGGCGTCTTTACAGCCTGCCGGACCATCGGCGACATGGTCCAAGAAGGGGAGACCGTGGGCCAAGTGGACGCGCACGGGACCGTCGCCCCGGTGACGGCTCTGACTTCCGGGGTGATTCGCGGACTGTTGCGCTCCGGCGTCGTGGTCGAAAAAGGCCTGAAACTGGGGGACGTGGACCCCAGGGGCGAAACATGGCGTTGCCGCCGCGTCTCGGACAAGGCGCGGGCCGTGGGCCAAGGCGTGTTGCGGGCTGTTCGCGCCCATCTGGACGGCCTCCGGGCCGGGACCGTTCCCGGGCTTGAGCCTCGCCTTGAGCCTGATTTGGGCCAGACCCCGCCGAAGTCCCATCCTGAACCATCACCCCTACCCATCCATCTCGGGAGAACCGGATGA
- the xdhA gene encoding xanthine dehydrogenase subunit XdhA has protein sequence MSIGQPVKRLDAEAKVTGRARYTEDMLPAGILSAVYIRSTVAHGRVLTMDVSAALALPGVEAVFTFADVPRLPYAPAGHPFSLDPAHADVADRLLLTEHVRFHGDEIGVVVARDELTAQRAASLVAVSYEEFPVLTDPREAMAHGAPAIHPGGNIVKQDGFSVGGDVDALLAQADVVVEGEYQTPVTQHCHMEPVVAHAYMEDMERITVITSTQIPHICRRVVGQALGLDWSRVRIVKPYVGGGFGAKQDVLLEPMVAFLAWKLGRPVRMALTREESMITRTRHAMRIRAKAGFSRDGRLLAMDMDAVSNTGGYASHGHSVVSAGGGKLCSMYPHAGVRFQAATVYTNLPIAGAMRGYGSPQIIFACECLLEEAARVLDMDPLDLRLINAGRPGDVNPRSGKPIETHGLADCLRLGRERFNWDERRAAAQASRTKQADPEKPRGVGVACFSFNSGVYPVGVEISGVRLTLAQDGCVTLQAGATEIGQGADTVFAQMAASVLDLPMTSVRVVSTQDTNVTPFDPGAFASRQTYVVGPAVKAAALELRAKILDHAALMTGYPAPALALEAGFVVAARQPSRVFMSLNELALDAYYHKERGGQLTAERSVKTRSNAPSFGCTFVEVEVDIPLCRVRVTDMLNVHDCGVVINPVTARGQAQGGMAMAIGWALYEELLVDPRTGRVRNNNLLDYKMPTFPDLPELDVAFVQTAEPSGGFGNKSLGEPPLLSPGPAIRNAVWDATGVKADFIPLTPKALFPLFRDAGLLGPR, from the coding sequence ATGAGCATCGGACAACCCGTCAAGCGTCTGGACGCCGAGGCCAAGGTCACGGGCCGGGCCCGGTACACCGAGGATATGCTCCCCGCGGGCATACTCTCGGCCGTGTATATCCGGAGCACCGTGGCCCATGGCCGTGTTCTGACCATGGACGTTTCGGCGGCCCTGGCCCTGCCCGGCGTGGAGGCCGTGTTCACGTTCGCCGACGTGCCCAGACTGCCCTACGCCCCGGCTGGCCATCCCTTCTCCCTTGATCCGGCCCATGCCGACGTGGCCGACCGCCTGCTGCTCACCGAGCATGTCCGCTTTCATGGTGACGAGATCGGCGTGGTGGTGGCCCGGGACGAGCTTACGGCCCAACGCGCCGCGAGCCTGGTCGCGGTGTCCTACGAAGAATTCCCGGTGCTCACCGATCCCCGGGAGGCCATGGCCCACGGGGCTCCGGCCATCCACCCCGGCGGCAACATCGTCAAGCAGGACGGGTTCAGCGTCGGCGGAGACGTGGATGCTCTCCTTGCCCAGGCCGACGTGGTGGTGGAGGGCGAGTACCAGACCCCGGTGACCCAGCACTGCCACATGGAACCCGTGGTGGCCCACGCCTACATGGAGGACATGGAGCGGATCACCGTGATCACCTCCACCCAGATTCCGCACATCTGCCGCCGGGTGGTGGGCCAGGCCCTGGGCCTGGACTGGAGTCGGGTGCGGATCGTCAAGCCCTATGTGGGTGGGGGATTCGGGGCCAAGCAGGATGTGCTCCTGGAGCCCATGGTCGCCTTCCTGGCCTGGAAGCTGGGCCGACCGGTACGCATGGCCCTGACCCGTGAGGAAAGCATGATCACCCGCACCCGCCATGCCATGCGCATCCGGGCCAAGGCGGGCTTTTCCCGGGACGGGCGGCTGCTGGCCATGGACATGGACGCCGTGTCCAACACCGGGGGCTATGCCTCCCACGGCCATTCCGTGGTCTCCGCGGGCGGGGGCAAGCTGTGCAGCATGTATCCCCACGCCGGAGTCCGCTTCCAGGCGGCCACGGTCTACACCAACCTGCCCATTGCCGGAGCCATGCGCGGCTACGGCTCGCCCCAGATCATCTTTGCCTGCGAATGCCTGCTGGAGGAAGCGGCCAGGGTTCTGGACATGGACCCACTGGACCTGCGCCTGATCAATGCCGGACGCCCCGGGGACGTCAATCCTCGCTCCGGCAAACCCATCGAAACCCACGGTCTGGCCGATTGCCTGCGCCTGGGTCGGGAGCGATTCAACTGGGACGAGCGCCGGGCCGCAGCCCAGGCCTCTCGGACCAAGCAAGCTGATCCCGAAAAACCACGCGGCGTGGGCGTGGCCTGCTTCAGTTTCAATTCCGGGGTCTATCCCGTGGGCGTGGAGATTTCCGGGGTCCGCCTGACCTTGGCCCAGGACGGCTGCGTGACGCTCCAGGCCGGGGCCACGGAAATCGGCCAGGGCGCGGACACGGTTTTTGCCCAAATGGCTGCATCGGTCCTGGACTTGCCCATGACTTCCGTGCGCGTGGTCTCCACCCAGGACACGAACGTGACTCCTTTTGACCCGGGGGCTTTCGCCTCCCGCCAGACCTACGTCGTCGGTCCGGCGGTCAAGGCCGCGGCCCTGGAACTGCGCGCAAAAATCCTGGACCATGCCGCGCTGATGACCGGGTATCCTGCTCCGGCCCTGGCCCTGGAGGCTGGCTTCGTGGTCGCGGCCCGCCAGCCCTCGCGGGTCTTCATGAGCCTGAACGAGTTGGCCCTGGACGCCTACTACCACAAGGAACGGGGCGGCCAACTCACCGCGGAGCGCTCGGTCAAAACCCGGAGCAACGCGCCTTCCTTCGGCTGCACCTTCGTGGAAGTGGAGGTGGATATCCCGCTCTGCCGGGTCCGGGTCACGGACATGCTCAACGTCCACGACTGCGGCGTGGTTATCAACCCCGTCACGGCCAGGGGCCAGGCCCAGGGCGGCATGGCCATGGCCATCGGCTGGGCCCTGTACGAGGAATTGCTGGTGGACCCGCGCACCGGCCGGGTGCGCAACAACAACCTCCTGGACTATAAAATGCCCACCTTCCCGGACCTGCCCGAGCTGGACGTGGCCTTTGTCCAGACCGCCGAGCCCTCCGGGGGCTTCGGCAACAAGTCCCTGGGCGAACCGCCCCTGCTCTCCCCCGGCCCGGCCATCCGCAACGCGGTCTGGGACGCCACCGGCGTCAAGGCCGACTTCATCCCCCTCACCCCCAAGGCCCTGTTCCCGCTGTTCCGAGACGCCGGGCTGCTGGGACCGCGCTGA
- the yqeC gene encoding selenium cofactor biosynthesis protein YqeC, whose translation MIPNVPAEFYLPDATLVALVGAGGKTSLMAAMAAHAVAAGETVVLTTTTKLAANMAYPVFWDGQESSLPRLQSRLFRCRSMILARDRAPATGKLLGLTPEAVDLLAASGLADRIFVEADGARGKSLKAPADHEPVIPRSTDLVIGIVGADALGVSLVNEHVFRPERLAVLCDMPPTDSLDARVLAHLVAHPLGLFKNVQLRCRRIFFANKMDRVGEAAWDMLRHARRLVKAAHPDGPISATEWFAGSVTEGWLRFLDDD comes from the coding sequence TTGATCCCAAACGTACCGGCCGAATTCTACCTACCGGACGCAACGCTCGTTGCTCTGGTGGGCGCGGGCGGCAAGACCAGCCTGATGGCCGCCATGGCCGCCCATGCCGTGGCCGCGGGCGAGACCGTTGTCCTCACCACCACGACGAAACTGGCCGCCAATATGGCATACCCTGTTTTCTGGGACGGCCAGGAGTCGTCCCTACCCCGTCTCCAGTCCCGCCTCTTCCGGTGCCGGTCCATGATATTGGCCCGGGACCGTGCCCCCGCCACAGGCAAACTCCTCGGCCTTACGCCCGAGGCCGTGGACCTGCTGGCCGCTTCCGGGCTGGCGGACCGGATTTTCGTGGAAGCCGACGGCGCACGCGGCAAATCGCTCAAGGCCCCGGCGGACCACGAACCCGTGATTCCCCGCTCAACGGATTTGGTGATCGGAATTGTTGGCGCGGATGCCCTGGGTGTGTCCCTGGTCAATGAGCATGTCTTCCGTCCCGAACGGCTGGCCGTGCTTTGCGACATGCCCCCCACGGACTCCTTGGACGCCCGCGTTCTGGCCCATCTGGTCGCGCATCCTCTGGGATTGTTTAAGAACGTCCAGCTACGTTGTCGGCGGATCTTCTTCGCAAACAAGATGGACAGAGTCGGTGAGGCTGCATGGGACATGCTGCGTCATGCCCGGCGACTCGTCAAAGCCGCGCATCCGGACGGCCCGATATCCGCGACGGAGTGGTTCGCCGGGTCAGTCACGGAGGGCTGGCTGCGCTTCTTGGATGACGACTGA
- a CDS encoding nucleotidyltransferase family protein, with product MYKLAGLILAAGAGRRMGGGLGGKLLLPYRGEPLVVHVARKALAVCDPVVAVTGCNAEAVAQVLREQAPGLRFAHAPDWRAGQARSLRAGLESLEGDMAADIAGVLVFLSDQPLVRMETLETLAASFRDHPEDFVAPRYRGKRGNPVCIPRAWFARVMALDGDVGARPLLDHPDARLRLVDVDDCGVLRDVDTVEDYHALMNCRESVVIQEAQPALRD from the coding sequence ATGTACAAATTAGCCGGCTTGATCCTGGCCGCCGGGGCCGGTCGGCGGATGGGCGGCGGGCTCGGGGGCAAGTTGTTGCTGCCGTACCGCGGCGAGCCGCTGGTTGTCCATGTGGCGCGCAAGGCATTGGCGGTCTGCGATCCGGTGGTGGCGGTGACGGGTTGCAACGCGGAAGCTGTTGCACAGGTTCTGCGGGAGCAGGCTCCTGGATTGCGCTTCGCCCATGCGCCGGATTGGCGCGCAGGCCAAGCCCGTTCGCTCCGGGCCGGACTGGAGTCGCTTGAGGGGGATATGGCAGCAGACATTGCCGGAGTCCTGGTTTTTCTGAGTGACCAACCTCTCGTGCGTATGGAGACGCTGGAAACTTTGGCCGCGTCTTTTCGTGATCACCCGGAAGATTTCGTCGCTCCGCGGTATCGCGGCAAGCGGGGCAACCCGGTTTGTATTCCACGGGCATGGTTCGCGCGGGTCATGGCCCTGGACGGAGATGTTGGAGCCCGGCCGCTTCTGGATCATCCGGATGCGCGGTTACGCCTGGTGGACGTGGATGACTGCGGAGTGCTGCGGGACGTGGACACGGTCGAGGACTACCATGCGCTCATGAACTGTCGGGAATCAGTCGTCATCCAAGAAGCGCAGCCAGCCCTCCGTGACTGA
- the xdhC gene encoding xanthine dehydrogenase iron sulfur-binding subunit XdhC has translation MLTISCAINDRPYELTIDPRSSLLDLLRDQGLTSVKQGCGVGECGACTVLVDDVAVNACLYLATWVHGKRIRTVEGEVKNGHLSPVQQAYVDAGAVQCGFCTPGLIMTTTAFVESCRDQGRDPEDITQDDIRRAHAGNLCRCTGYDTIVQAVRQSLDQPATPHDHTESTPP, from the coding sequence ATGCTGACCATCTCCTGCGCCATCAATGATCGCCCCTACGAGCTGACCATCGATCCCCGCTCCTCGCTCCTGGACCTGCTTCGGGACCAGGGCCTGACCAGCGTCAAGCAGGGTTGCGGCGTGGGCGAGTGCGGAGCCTGCACCGTACTGGTGGACGACGTGGCCGTGAACGCCTGCCTCTATCTGGCGACCTGGGTTCACGGCAAACGCATCCGCACCGTGGAGGGAGAGGTAAAAAACGGCCATCTTTCCCCGGTCCAGCAGGCCTACGTGGATGCCGGAGCCGTGCAGTGCGGATTCTGCACCCCCGGGCTGATCATGACCACCACCGCTTTTGTGGAATCCTGCCGCGACCAAGGCCGCGATCCCGAAGATATCACCCAGGACGACATCCGCCGAGCCCATGCCGGCAACCTCTGCCGTTGCACGGGCTACGACACTATTGTCCAGGCCGTGCGCCAATCTCTCGACCAGCCCGCTACGCCCCACGACCACACCGAATCCACGCCACCTTGA